The DNA sequence CAATTTCATTTTCGGATAATTAATTATGTGATGTTTAAATGACCTTTCAATCTCAGTGAAGATTAAGTTCGGAGAATATAGCCCCATCCTGCATCAGATCAACCGCAACCTTCAGCTCGGTATCCAGCACATTAATCATCTGGAAATAAGCATTTACATCCCATAGATTACGTGCAATCATAGCCTTTATCTGAACTTTGAGGTCGGCAACCGGATAGTAGTACTTATCGTCAGCTTTGCGCACAACTTCCTTTTCGAGGGCTAAAGCCAGGAAATCATCAAATATCTGATCCGTGACTTCAAAGTTATCTTTAAAACTATTAAAGTCCGGATAATCGTTGAGTAGCTTTTTCCGGTTTTTATCGAGGTAATTCAACGTATAGGTATTAAAGATGCCTTTACGCACCAGGTCGGAGTAATAATCGGAAAAACGGGTGGAATCGAGCGGGACAAATACATCGGGCATGATACCACCGCCCCCGTGAACCACGCGGCCATTCGGTGTAAAATATTTGAGTGAATCAGGAAATTCGATGGTTTTGGCATCCACCAGTTCACCATTATCCAGCCTGTTTTTCAGGTCATTGTAATACTCTTCCACCCCTTCTTCATAAGGTTTTTGAATGCTGCGCCCGGTAGGTGTAAAGTAGCGTGCTGTGGTTAGCCGGATCATTGAGCCGTCGGGGAGGTTAAAAGGACGTTGCACCAATCCTTTACCAAAAGAGCGACGGCCAACGACCAAACCCCTGTCCCAATCCTGCACGGCGCCCGAGACGATCTCGCTTGCCGATGCAGAACCTTCGTTGATCAGCACAATCAGCTTCCCGTTCATCAGGTCCCCATTGGATGTGGATAAAAATTCCTGCTTTGGCGAACGCAAACCCTCTGTGTAAACTATCAGTTTTTGGTCAGGCAGAAACTGGTCGCTCAGATCAACGGCCACATTGAGAAATCCGCCGGAATTGCCTCTAAGATCAAGAATAAGGTCTTTCATCCCCTGTTCCCGAAGTTGAGCAACTGACTCATGAAATTCGGTAATCGAAGATTTGGCAAAACGGGTCAGTTTGATGTAGCCGATCTCCGGTGCAACCATATATGTAGCGTCAATGCTGTTGAGTGGAATTTTATCCCTTACTATCGAAAATTCAAGCAAATCCTTACGGTCGGAGCGCAGAATGGAAACATCCACTGTTGTCCCCTTTTTACCTCTCAGGCGATCCATCACATATTCATTGTTCACTTTTGAACCGAAAGCATCTTCTCCGTTGATTTTTAAGATTTTATCCCCCGCAAGGATACCGAGTTTATCGGAAGGACCGCCAGGAACCGGAGCTACTACGAGGATGGTGTCGTTGAACATCTGGAAGGTAACGCCAATCCCTTCAAACTCGGCTTCAAGCGGCTCATTCACCCTGCGCACGTCATCACTCGAGATGTAAGCGGAATGAGGATCAAGTTCCTTAAGCATGGCAATAATGGCCTTTTCGACCAAATCCGGAGCGTCAATGCTGTCAACATAGGCAAACTCAATGATCTGGAGCGTAGTCGAAAATTTCTGGATGGTTTCACGGGCATCATTGTTCTGAGCATTAATTCCCGAAAAAGAAATCAAAGTGAAGACTATGGCGGCTGCGCAGGCTAATTTAGCCTTTGAAAATGCGAACAATGAATTTTTCATTTTGATGGTTTTTTCAGTAAATATCAGTTTAATAAACGTCCAAACGAAGGTGAAAAGAAATTATTTTCACCTTACCGGACAATACCTGTTTAATCGACTTACAGAGTTTTACAATAACAACCCCGTGAAATATTTGTTTCTTTGTACATCACTTTTGAAGAATGACCGGCATCATGAAAAATATAGAAAAGATTAAAATGCTCAACAGCTTCTTTTACCCGGCATTGTTTGTCGGGCTGATGTGGCTGGTGAAGATTGCGGAGTTGATTTCAGGAAGCAGTTTTTCACATCTGGGTATTTTCCCTATGAAACTATCGGGACTTGTTGGGATTATCACTGCTCCATTTATTCATGCCGACCTGGCGCATATCACCGCCAACAGTATCCCTTTCCTGGTACTTGGAACCTTGTTGTTTTACGTTTACCGCCCAATTGCCTGGAAGGTTTTTATCCTGACTTATGTAATCACCGGTTTTTGGGTTTGGGTGCTGGGTCGCGAATCATACCATATCGGTGCAAGCGGGGTGGTTTACGGCTTGGCTTCATTCCTTTTTTTCAGCGGGATTTTTCGTAAAGACGGCCGGTTACTGGCCATCACGTTTTTAGTTGCATTCCTTTACGGAAGTATGATCTGGGGGTTGTTTCCTGAACTTTTTCCAAAAAAAAATATCTCCTGGGAGTCGCACCTGATGGGCATGATGGCTGGGATTATCCTCGCAATATTTTTTAAAAAAGAAGGTGGACCAATACCCAGACGCTATAGCTGGGAGTTGGAAGAAGAAAGCGAAACAGACGAAAACGATCCCAACGCTTACTGGAACGTAAAACCGGGAGAAAAGAAAAAAACTGATCCACCACAATCACCCAACCATCCTGAGATCAATTATATTTACAAAGAATCCAAAACAAACGAAAATAGTAATGATCAATCACCAAAATCTTAATTTGATATGAAAGAGGTTTACATTATTTCGGCAGTGCGCACCCCTCTGGGCAGCTTTGGCGGGTCGCTGTCGTCACTTACAGCCACTCAACTTGGGGCTGAAGTCATCAGGGGTGCTATCAAGAAGGCAGGGATCAGCCCCGAAATGGTCGATGAAGTGCTGATGGGGAATGTCCTTTCGGCTAACCTTGGCCAGGCGCCTGCCCGTCAGGCTGCGCTATTTGCCGGTTTGCCCGATAGCGTTCCCTGCACAACCGTTAACAAGGTTTGCTCGTCAGGATTAAAAGCTGTGATGATGGCTGCACAGTCCATCATGCTGGGCGACAATGATGTTGTGGTTGCAGGAGGGATGGAAAGCATGTCCAATGTCCCACATTATATCACCAGCGTGCGCAAAGGGATGAAACTCGGCCACGGTCAACTGGTCGACGGTATGATCAAAGACGGACTTTGGGATGTTTACAACGATTACCACATGGGCAATGCCGCCGACAACACTGCCAAAGTCAAAGGAATATCACGAGAAGCGCAGGATGAATTAGCTATCGGGTCGTATCAACGCGCAGCCAGAGCTGTTGAAGAAGGAAAATTTGTTCCTGAGATCGTTGCGGTAGAAATCAAATCAAAAAAAGGCTCCACATTCGTTGATCAGGATGAGGAGTATAAAAATGTTAATTTTGAAAAAATTCCGGAGCTGAAGCCGGTCTTTAGCAAGGAGGGAACAGTAACTGCCGCCAACGCTTCAACCATAAACGACGGAGCTGCTGCATTGGTTTTGATGAGCAAGGAAAAAGCCAATGAATTGAAGCTGAAACCGCTTGCAAGGATCATGGGTTACGCTGATGCAGCGCAAGCGCCGGAGTGGTTCACTACAGCCCCTTCGCTGGCCATTCCAAAAGCCATAAAAAAAGCCGGCCTGAAGATCGATGATATTGACTTTTTCGAGATCAACGAAGCATTTGCCGTCGTTTCGCTTGCCGCAATGCAAGATCTCAAACTCGATCGCAGTAAAGTAAATATCCGGGGAAGCGGCGTTTCGTTAGGTCATCCGCTTGGAGCCAGCGGCGCCAGAATCCTGGTTACGCTTGTTCATATTCTGAACCAAAACAATGCCCGTTATGGCGTTGCCGGCCTTTGTAACGGGGGCGGAGGCGCATCAGCGGTAGTCATCGAAAACCTGGTAAAACAACCCTGACCATAATGTCCAGGATGTAACCTTCTCAAAAATCACCGGGTAAGTGTTGATAACTTTTTTCAATTATTAATTTATTGTTTTTCAATTTTTTATAAAATTTTCCCCGATTTTAAAATGTTAAAAAATGTATGGTTTTGTCCGGTGGTATAGTTTTTTTGGTTTAGATTTGCCGGTTCAGTACGATCAATACTTGACAAACTTTTCGTTACTAACTAAACTGATTTTTATATGAAAAATAACAGGAACGATGTTATGATCAACTGCCCCATCCATGAAAAAACCCGCGACTTGCTTGTGGCAAGTAAAAGAAAAATAAACCAAACCAACCGACCAGTCGAAAGATCAATTTACGCAGAAGATGTGGAAGAGTATGCCAATGTGTTGCTTAATTGCGATCAGCATGATGAGCAAAAGGAAGATTGCAGGAACTGCCATCTCTATGCAAAATTGCAGAAAAAATACGTGGAAGTTTATACCGGGGTAAAGGTGATGGCTTAGGCGTTCAACTCTCTCATTTCTGAATCCTTATCCTTGCATCCACAGCCACCACCTGGTCGGCCTTACCTAAAAGGGGATTCAGGTCAAGTTCCATAATTTCGGGCGCCGCCGTCAACAGCGCGGAGAGTCGCTGAATGATCTCAGCAAACCGGGCTTCGCTGATGCCTGCTTGTCCACGCACACCCTGAATAATTTTGTAGCTTTTGAGGCTTTTGATCATTCGCGAAGATTCATCGGCTGAGATCGGCACAAGCCCGGTGCTCACATCCTTCAGCACTTCGATAAAGATCCCCCCCATACCACAAAGTACCAGGTGCCCAAACTTTGGCTCAAACTTAGCACCGGCAAAAAGTTCGGTTCCTGAAAGCATTGGCTGGATCAGCACGGCGGTAGTTTCAGAAATTTTCATCATTCTCAGAAATTCCTTTTCGACCTGCTCAGGCGATTTTACATTTAACACCACACCACCCACGTCCGATTTATGCACCGGGCCAACCACCTTCATTACCACGGGATAGGACAGTTTTTCTGCACTCCTGATGGCATCGTCCAACGATTTAACAACAGCCTCCCCGGCACGCGGAATGCCTGCTGCATCAAGCAACGCCTGAACATGGATGGGAGATAGGTACCCATCGCCACATTCATTGATTACTTTCCTGACAGCAGCCAGGTCAACTTCAGGTTGTTCGATGAATGCTGCCGCCGGCTCGGAATTTTTGGCAACCCGGCAAAGAGCATTTCCAAGGACGACCTCATCCGGAAAGTTGATCCTACCTTTCGAGAGAAACTCACTGACTTCTTCTTTTGCTGTGAGGATTGACGGCAAAACTGGGAAAATTGGTTTACGGCAGGTTTTCATCTTTTCGTCCAGCATCCGGTAAGCATCAAACACCCTGGTTAAACCTGGAGTACCAAAAATAACCACCATTGCGTCAATTTCATCAAATTGATTCTCGACATAATCAATGATGATACCCAATTGCTCAGCAGTACCTGTTGCGAGGAAGTCGATCGGATTGGTAACTGATGATCCAGGGAAGAGTTTCTCCAGCAACTCCTTTGCAGCCGGGTGATGAATGTGAGGTACCTTCAACCCACCGTTGGATAGTGCGTCGGTGAGCATTACTGCAGGACCTCCGGCGTGAGTAATGATGGCAATGTTTGATCCTTGAAGTGGTTTGTGCATGAATACGGAGGCAATGGCAATCAGGTCTTCGCGACCATGACAACGCAGGATACCGGCCTTTTTGAACAGGGCATCCACAGCCACATCCGAGCTGGCCAGTGCCCCGGTATGAGAAGAAGCAGCCCGGCTGCCGGCTTCAGATGAACCGGCCTTGATGGCGGCGATACGGCAACCTTTCCTGATCAGCGAAGAAGCATGTTTCAGCAGTTTTTGCGGCTTGTTGATGTTTTCGATATAAAGAAGTTTCACCTTTGGACTGATCGCAGGATCAAAAGATTCGTCCATGTATTCAAGGATTTCCTCAACACCCATCTGAGCGCTGTTCCCAACAGAAAACACACTGTTAAAAGTCAGTCCTTTGGGGATTGCCGACTCCATAATAAAAACTGCAGTTGCACCTGATCCCGAAATGAAATCAATGCCTTGCGGATTGGGACTCGGAATGGGCTGTGTAAAAACACTGGCATGATTAGGTGTTAACACGCCAATGCAGTTTGGCCCAATCAATGAGCCATTCACGGAGTTGATCACTTCCACGATCTTCTGTTCGAGCATTTTACCCGGCTCACTTTCTTCACCAAAACCGGCAGAGAGGATGATAAACGCTTTTGTACCTTTACGATAAGCAAGTTCTTCAACTGCCGGAAAGGTATATTTTGCGGCAATGGCAATAATGGCCAGGTCAGTTTGCGGCAAATCAGTAATGTCCTGAAAAGACCGGATGCCCTGTACTTCAGTTTCTTTGGGGTTAACCACATGGAGTTTACCATTAAATCCATGGTCGATGAGATTTTTCAGGATTTTACCACCCGGTTTGGTAATATCATTGGAACCACCAACAACCACAATACTTGCAGGATTGATCAATTCTTTTGTCACCATAAATCGAAAAAATAAAGGTTGAATGAGCGGCGAAAGTACTATTTTTCCCCTGTAAATTTTTTACCGGGTCTGAGCCGGAAGAAAAATTACATGTAAATTTGGCTTCCATTTTCAATCAAATGAAGGCATCAACATCAAAATTCAATGAAAGTGAAGGATCAGTGCTCCTGTTGCTGGTCTTTATGTTGAGTTTTCATTTTCTTTTAGCTCAGCATCAATCCGGTTCATCAGCGCAAAAAACCAATTACCGGCTCATGTTTTACAACCTGGAAAACCTTTTCGACACCGAAAATGACCCTTCGACCAACGACGACGAGTTTACCCCCGGTGGTTCGCGGAGGTGGACCAATAAAAAGCTATACGCCAAATTGAATAACACCTACAAGGTGATCATGGCCGCAGGGGGATGGGAACCCCCTTCAATAGTCGGAATGTGCGAGGTGGAGAACCTGTTTGTATTGCAAAAACTGATTTACGAAACCCCGCTTAAAAAATTCGATTATGATATCATTCACTATGATTCACCAGATAACAGAGGTATAGACGTTGCCCTGATTTACCGCAAAACCAATTTTACACCCCTTCATTCGGAGCCGGTAAGGATAACCTTCCCCGATGATCCAGATTCAAAAACACGCGATATTCTTTATGTTAAAGGATTGATCGGGGACATTGAAATGGTGCACATTTTTATCAATCACTGGCCATCAAGATATGGCGGTTACATGGAGACCAAGCCGAAGAGAAACCGAGCTGCAGAAATACTGAAGAAGAAGACCGACTCCCTGTTTGCCATTCATCCGGCAGTTTCGATCGTAATTATGGGCGATTTTAATGATGGCCCGGAAGATCAAAGCATTGCCGACATATTACATGCCCGGAAGCCAGTTGCCGATACCCAAACAGAAGCACTTACCAATCTTATGTTGGTGGAGCGAACCGGATGGAAATATGGAACCCTGAAATTTCGGGAGTTATGGGATACTTTCGACCAGGTGATCGTTTCGGGAGGACTGCTTGGAGGGGCATCAAACCTGAGTATTGACCCGGAAAAGGAAGTAATCTTTCATGCCGACTTCCTGCTTCAGCCCGATGACAGGTATATGGGTAAACAACTCTTCAGGACCTATTCAGGTTTTAAATACCTGGGGGGGTTCAGTGATCACTTGCCTGTTTACGTTGATCTGCATCTGAAAGTAGAATAATGGGTCAAAGAAGATAAAAACGAGTTTTATCTGATCAAATATTAATTATTTAACGAATAAACAATTACTTATGAAAAAGAACAAACGACTTATGATCGCCACTCTTTCCGGGCTTTTGTTTGGATTTATCTGTTTTGGTTTTGCCTCCGGTGGTCCGGAACCATTGCCAATGCCGGTGGCTGTGCAAATCATTATCAGCCGGACATTGATTGGTTTTGCACTTGGAATTACAAGTCTGACTTTTGGCCATTGGGTGATCAGGGGTTTGCTTTTTGGCCTGTTGTTCAGCCTTCCGCTTGCATTCAGCGGGCTGATGTCGCCCGCTTCACCAGAATTCACACCTTTGATGATGTTCTATTCCTCAGTGATCATGGGAATGATCTATGGCCTGCTCATCGAATTGATCACTACGAAGCTTTTTAAGGCTAATGTTTAGTGTTGGCGAGAAAATACTTCAAGTTTGATTTTCAACGATTTAATCACCCTTCCCAGGGAGATCCTCAAAGGGAGTCCTTCGGGAAGGATTGGATAATCACTGATTATTATCAATGGGCGCTTGATGGGTGCGACTTATTAGTGGATAATTTTTCCAAGGGAAGTTTCCTGATTTTCACCGGATTTTTATCGATGTTTAAAAAATTAAGTATTTTTAACAGCTTAATTTATGACCGGTTTCGGGTGAATTTATTGAACATAACATGTCAACAAAAACCAAAACTCCACGAGTAGAAAACAGTCAGGAAAATTACCATCCATCATTCTACAAATCCCAGGCAAACCCTATTCCCTCAAATGAGTATGAATGCCTGCCAGTACCATACCTGTTGATTTCCAAATCCGGGGACATCCATTACCAAAACCTTGAAGCCACCCGGATCTTTGGGCTCAACACCAATGCTCAGCCTGAATTTTCGATTTTCGATTTAATCCCTCCTGATTTCCAAACCGAATTTATAGCGCTCCTTGAGGCAGCCAAAACGGCTTCATTCAGTCAAAGCAGTGAAATGACCTTTGTGGCCTTTAACGGAAAAACCATTCAGACCAAAATACATATCAATGTCCATTCGGATGGGCAAACCCGGGAAGACGTCTTCAGGCTGGTGATCACGGATATTGCTGACCTGATGCAAATGTTCGATCAGCAACTTCTCGAAAGTGAATCGAAGTACCGCGACCTGGCCGAAAACATTAATGAGGGGATATATCTGGCAGAGAGGGGTTTTATTACGATGGTAAATACACCACTGCTCAACATCTTTGGAGAGACCAGGGAAGAGGTCATTGGGAAGAAAGTATGGCAATTTGTAGTTCCCGAAAAGCGTGCAGCCGTCAGGGATTTGTTTTTGAAAAAAGTCGAGATGATGGATACTACACCGGTTGAGGTGGAGTGCCTGAGAAAAAACAAAGAGCGTTTTTGGGCAGAGATCAAAGTCAGCATCTTCAAAGATCAGCATAAGGTGTTTGGGGTATTATCAAATATCACCGACCGGAAAAAAGTGGAATTAGCCCTTAAAGACAGCGAGCAAAAATACCGTTCAGTGGTTACAGCAATGAATGATGGGATCATACTTCGCGACACTAATGGACGTGTAATAGCCTGGAACAGTGCGGCGGAGAAAATCCTTAATCTCAACCCGGACGAAATTAAAAGTTTGCTTTCCATTCACCCGGAATGGAAGGCCATCAGAGAAGACGGCTCTGCCTTCCCCGCCGAACTGCACCCTGCCGTGATTACCCTGAAAACCGGCAAACCTGAGCAAAATGTAGTGATGGGCATTCACAATTCAAAAGGTCAGCTCAAGTGGATAACCATCAATTCTGAACCGATATTTGGAGAAGAAGCAACCCTCCCTTCTGCGGTTGTCACTTCGTTCTCGGATATTACCGGGTTGAAAAAATCGGAAAATAAACTGCGCGAACTCAACGCCATCAAGGACAAACTTTTCAGCATTATAGCCCATGACCTGAAAAGCCCGTACAATGCGCAAATGGGCTTCCTTGAGCTGCTGATGGAGGAAAACCTTAACTACACCATCGACCAGCGCAAACACTTTGTCAGGATGCTCTACGAAAGTGCCAGACAATCGTTCGCGTTGCTCGATAATCTGCTCGTGTGGTCGCGTACACAAACGGGTCGTATTCCATTTAATCCGGTGGAAATAAGTATTGATGAACTGATCAAAAGTACAATGAACTTTTACCAGTTGGCGGCATCTGTTAAGCAAATTAGCCTTAAAACAGCACACAATGGCGGACATCTGAAAGTAAAAGCCGATTACGAGATGGTGAACACTGTACTGCGAAACCTGATTTCCAACGCAATTAAATTTACACCCACCGGAGGAAAAGTAACGGTTTCATGCAAATCCATTGACAACGGGCAACTGAAGATCGCCATACAAGACACGGGTACGGGAATTTCAGAACATCTGATCGGCCGCTTGTTTACATCCCACGAAATTCATTCAACACCTGGCACCGAAAACGAAAAAGGAACCGGTTTGGGGCTGATCATCTGCAAAGAGTTTGTTGAACGAAATGGGGGTGAAATTTGGGCTGAAAGCAAGCCAGGAAAGGGTTCTTCATTTTATTTTACCCTAAAGAATGCAGCCATCCAGCAAAAATGTGCCGGTACCTGTATGACCAACATCCTCGCAGTGTATGAACATATTTCTTCTTTCGATGATTTGCGCCAGGAGTTTGAACAGACGATTGCAGCCAGCTTCAGGGGAGCATTCAAATCGCTTGACAAAATCAGCGTGCGTGAGTTTGCAGAGCAGCTGACTCAAATTGTTGAAAAGTATAAGCTGGAAGAACTTAATGAATTCATCAGCAATTTTAGCTACGAATGTATCGAAAGAGATATAAACCAGGTAAACATCTGCTTCAGTGAATTTGAAAAGCTGATTGATAAAATTGAGATGGCTCAGCAAATGAGACAAAAATAACCTTGCCGTGAGGCATCAGCTTTTTGTTTTTGTCCACAGATGTAAAAAGAAAATAAATCCTTCCCCTTTCACAGAGCTCTTACCAGCGCACCTTTTTCCCTGACATCATAATAATCGATCTGATGCTCATCGCAGTAGCTGCGCCATTCCCTTACTTTCCATGGTGAGTTTGACGAATCAAACACCAGTTGATCAAAATCAAACATTTTCAAAATCTGGGGGATCTTTTTATCTGTGTTCTCACGCAGCACCACAATGTCGGTTCTGAGCGGTGTTTCCGGCATGAAATCCGGCAACCCATTATCTACAACAGCAATCCTTGTATCGCCGGCAAGAAAAAGATTCGGGTAGAAATATTTTACCGTCAGGTTGCTCAGATTCATGCTTTCAAGGGTTAGGGTATTAAACGCAAGTTGTTCTTTGAATTGTGCTCCGGAAAATATCCGGTTGGCCTCCAGGTTGAAATCGATGGTACGGGTATCCTTGAAAAGCGCTGTGTCCGCAATTCCAATCAGTTGATTACCGATAAAAAAATCGATGGCAGAATGGCCATTCACACTGTAGATGACCAACTTTTGCTGATTTAACGTTTGGAATTTTTGAAAAACAAAACTTACGGTCAGCAAAAGACCAAGAGACAGGGCGGCAACAGCATAATTGGCCTGCTTTTTAATCAGGAACCTGGTGATCAAAATCGCAAGCAGATACACTGCAATCACCTGAGGAAAATTAAGCATCAACCCATCAATTTTAGCTGCAGGAAGTCTGTTGATCAGTTCAACAAAATAATTCAGCAGGTAAACTTGGTAAAAAAGCAGTTTTGCCAGAATGGTTGATAGAAAATTCCAGAAAACAGCCACGAACAGTGTAGCCACTCCGGTATAAACAATCAGCCATACCAGGGGGATTACAATGATATTGGAGAATAAAAAGTAGAGCGGAAACTGGTTGAAGTAATAAATGGAGAGTGGGAAAGTACCGATCTGGGCGGCCACCGAAACCACCGAAAGCTGCCAGACATAATCAGCAACAGGATTTTTGAAAGCAAGTAATCGGTAAAGTGGAGTGTTTAAAGCGATGATGCCCAGGACTGCCGAATAGGAAAGCTGAAATCCGATTTTGGTGATCAGGTATGGATCGATGGCAAGAAGGATAAATGCTGAGGCAGCCACCACGTTGTAGGAGTTGGATTTTTCCTTTGCCAGTTCGCGCCATGAGAAAAGGCTAAACATCAAAGCTGCCCGCATTACCGAAGGCGCCAAACCGGTAATGAAAGCATAAGCCCAGATACTCAAAAGCAGGACAACGAACTTGATAACCCTTTCGGGTTTGGTCTTGTGAAAACGCCTGAAAAGAAATCCTACAATAATAAAAACGATTCCGACGTGCAACCCTGACACACACAGGACATGCAGGGCGCCGGCCCCTGCATACAGATCACGCAGTTCCGGTTCCAGCCGGTCATCATAACCTAACAAAATGGCTGACACCACGGCGTATTCATCTCCGGCGAGCCCCTGCTTTTCGAGTAAATGAAGCATCCGGTCGCGGGCGCCATAGGAAAATTCAAAAACAGGATTTACCATACCGCTGTCAATCCTGTACCATTTGCCACTGCGAAGATAGGCCTGGTGATGGATTCCACTGTTGGCCAGGTATTTTTTATAATCAAACTGGTGGGGGTTTCCGGGAGGCTGAGTTTCAATCATCCCGGCCTGAACGATCAACAGGTCGCCATAACGGAGGCCAAGTGCAGCACTGTCTTTTTCAAGATAAAACAGCGCCTTGCCGATGGTTCGTTTGCTCACCACCGAATCGATCACATAACGAACCTTGCCAAACACCCTCACACTTTTTGCTCTTTCGACAGGGGGTTCATTGATTTTGATCACTAAAACCTGTTCTCCATCCAGAAAATTGCTGAAATGCCGTTCGCTGTGTATCTCAGTCTGAACCACAGTAATTGAATAACCGGCCGAAAATGTGAACAGATAAATGAAAATTCCTGCCATCCAGCGCCTGGTGTAAGCAACAAAAATGCTGGTCAACAAAGCCATTGAAAAGAGAACAATACAAATGGTGATCAAATGCCATGATTGAACAAATGATGGTTTTGGTAAATTAATGGCAAGAATGATCCCTGCTGCAAAGGGGATGATCAGCCTGAAAAAGGGATATTGGTTCCAGAATCTCATGCCATTTTACCGGTTCAAATTTCAGTTGGTAAAAATAAGCAAGAGAATTGAAAGGAAATAAAATGTTGAAAATTTATCCGCGTGTAAAGACCCAGGTGTTACCTTTTGAAAGATTTTCGTTGAAATAGTAACCCTCTTCATCGAACAATTTGAGTTGTTCAACTTCCTCCACTTTTTTTTGAATAATAAAGCGAGCCATCATCCCGCGTGCTTTTTTTCCAAAAACAGTGATGAACTTATAACTACCGTTTGAAAAGTCTTTAAATTGAGGAGTAATAATTTCCGCATTGAGCTTTTCTGTGCGAATCACATCAAAATACTCATCCGAAGCCAGGTTGATCACATATTTCTGCCCGGTGTTTTTCAAGGTTTCGTTGATAAAACCGGTGATCTGATCTCCCCAGAAAGCATACAAGTCGTTCTTTCGTCCAATTTTAAGTTTAGTACCCATCTCCAGGCGATAGGGCTGTATCAGATCGAGCGGGCGCAGGGCGCCGTATAGTCCGGATAAAATAAGCAGATGGTTCTGTGCATAATCCAGTTCATCCGGAGTAAGGGTTCCGGCTTTTAATCCATTGTAAACCTCGCCGTTAAAAACCAGGAGTGCCTGCCTGGCATTGTCAGGCGTGAACGGCAGACTCCAGTCGAGGTAACGCTGCACGTTCAATTCGGCCAGTTTCGGATTGATGCTCATCAATTTCTGAAGGATGGAGGGAGAAAAACGTTTTAAAACGATGACCAACTCAGCAGATTTTTCAGCGAACACCGGCTGGGTGTATGATTGCGTTTGCGGTTTAATGTTAAAATTCAGCGTCTTTGCCGGAGATAAAAGAATGAGCATGGATGATTGATTTTATGTTTTTCAATACGTTAATTACCGATTTTTTCTTCAGCATAAAACACATTCATCAGTCAAATGGTGAGAGGGGGCTGATGCCATAGGGACTGCGCCCGGGGTATCCGAAGCTTCCGGGAAAAAGGGGATTGTATGGGTTACGACCTTTGCTGTAGCCTACTTCGGCGCCAAATTGAAAGTTTTCGCTGACGCGGTAATTAAATCCCACTGAAACCCCCTCGCTGTTCAGGTCAAGCGCGCGAGGGTTGATCTGTGGCTGGTCGAACACCGAAACTTCCTTAAAAACCTTTGTGGAAATCATGAGCC is a window from the Bacteroidales bacterium genome containing:
- a CDS encoding S41 family peptidase, whose protein sequence is MKNSLFAFSKAKLACAAAIVFTLISFSGINAQNNDARETIQKFSTTLQIIEFAYVDSIDAPDLVEKAIIAMLKELDPHSAYISSDDVRRVNEPLEAEFEGIGVTFQMFNDTILVVAPVPGGPSDKLGILAGDKILKINGEDAFGSKVNNEYVMDRLRGKKGTTVDVSILRSDRKDLLEFSIVRDKIPLNSIDATYMVAPEIGYIKLTRFAKSSITEFHESVAQLREQGMKDLILDLRGNSGGFLNVAVDLSDQFLPDQKLIVYTEGLRSPKQEFLSTSNGDLMNGKLIVLINEGSASASEIVSGAVQDWDRGLVVGRRSFGKGLVQRPFNLPDGSMIRLTTARYFTPTGRSIQKPYEEGVEEYYNDLKNRLDNGELVDAKTIEFPDSLKYFTPNGRVVHGGGGIMPDVFVPLDSTRFSDYYSDLVRKGIFNTYTLNYLDKNRKKLLNDYPDFNSFKDNFEVTDQIFDDFLALALEKEVVRKADDKYYYPVADLKVQIKAMIARNLWDVNAYFQMINVLDTELKVAVDLMQDGAIFSELNLH
- a CDS encoding rhomboid family intramembrane serine protease — translated: MKNIEKIKMLNSFFYPALFVGLMWLVKIAELISGSSFSHLGIFPMKLSGLVGIITAPFIHADLAHITANSIPFLVLGTLLFYVYRPIAWKVFILTYVITGFWVWVLGRESYHIGASGVVYGLASFLFFSGIFRKDGRLLAITFLVAFLYGSMIWGLFPELFPKKNISWESHLMGMMAGIILAIFFKKEGGPIPRRYSWELEEESETDENDPNAYWNVKPGEKKKTDPPQSPNHPEINYIYKESKTNENSNDQSPKS
- a CDS encoding acetyl-CoA C-acyltransferase, encoding MKEVYIISAVRTPLGSFGGSLSSLTATQLGAEVIRGAIKKAGISPEMVDEVLMGNVLSANLGQAPARQAALFAGLPDSVPCTTVNKVCSSGLKAVMMAAQSIMLGDNDVVVAGGMESMSNVPHYITSVRKGMKLGHGQLVDGMIKDGLWDVYNDYHMGNAADNTAKVKGISREAQDELAIGSYQRAARAVEEGKFVPEIVAVEIKSKKGSTFVDQDEEYKNVNFEKIPELKPVFSKEGTVTAANASTINDGAAALVLMSKEKANELKLKPLARIMGYADAAQAPEWFTTAPSLAIPKAIKKAGLKIDDIDFFEINEAFAVVSLAAMQDLKLDRSKVNIRGSGVSLGHPLGASGARILVTLVHILNQNNARYGVAGLCNGGGGASAVVIENLVKQP
- a CDS encoding acetate--CoA ligase family protein; protein product: MVTKELINPASIVVVGGSNDITKPGGKILKNLIDHGFNGKLHVVNPKETEVQGIRSFQDITDLPQTDLAIIAIAAKYTFPAVEELAYRKGTKAFIILSAGFGEESEPGKMLEQKIVEVINSVNGSLIGPNCIGVLTPNHASVFTQPIPSPNPQGIDFISGSGATAVFIMESAIPKGLTFNSVFSVGNSAQMGVEEILEYMDESFDPAISPKVKLLYIENINKPQKLLKHASSLIRKGCRIAAIKAGSSEAGSRAASSHTGALASSDVAVDALFKKAGILRCHGREDLIAIASVFMHKPLQGSNIAIITHAGGPAVMLTDALSNGGLKVPHIHHPAAKELLEKLFPGSSVTNPIDFLATGTAEQLGIIIDYVENQFDEIDAMVVIFGTPGLTRVFDAYRMLDEKMKTCRKPIFPVLPSILTAKEEVSEFLSKGRINFPDEVVLGNALCRVAKNSEPAAAFIEQPEVDLAAVRKVINECGDGYLSPIHVQALLDAAGIPRAGEAVVKSLDDAIRSAEKLSYPVVMKVVGPVHKSDVGGVVLNVKSPEQVEKEFLRMMKISETTAVLIQPMLSGTELFAGAKFEPKFGHLVLCGMGGIFIEVLKDVSTGLVPISADESSRMIKSLKSYKIIQGVRGQAGISEARFAEIIQRLSALLTAAPEIMELDLNPLLGKADQVVAVDARIRIQK